One genomic window of Sporosarcina ureae includes the following:
- the rsgA gene encoding ribosome small subunit-dependent GTPase A — protein MAEGQIRKAISGFYYVEHKGNLIQCKSRGVFRLKKINPLVGDFVTYVPDGANDATITDVHQRKSELVRPPIANVDQVLLVFSVVEPNMSLRLLDRFLTVIESHQLEPILYISKEDIANPKTLEENEKNLAYYRHIGYTVLRNVENKHSLLETLRPYFSGKTTVLAGQSGVGKSTLLNTILPELQLKTGVISDALGRGKHTTRHVELLEVADGLVADTPGFSSLDFEHIEKEELRDYFVEISEAGEGCKFRGCLHVKEPGCAVKAQVEEGIILEGRYENYLLFLQEITDRKPRY, from the coding sequence ATGGCTGAAGGCCAAATCCGAAAAGCGATCAGTGGGTTTTATTACGTAGAACATAAAGGGAATTTAATTCAATGTAAAAGCCGTGGGGTTTTTCGATTAAAGAAAATTAATCCTTTGGTAGGAGACTTCGTTACGTATGTACCTGACGGAGCCAATGATGCAACGATTACAGATGTTCATCAAAGGAAAAGCGAGTTAGTTAGACCGCCCATTGCCAATGTAGATCAAGTATTACTGGTTTTTTCGGTAGTGGAACCAAATATGAGTCTTCGTTTACTAGACCGTTTCTTAACAGTCATTGAATCACATCAATTAGAACCAATTTTGTATATTTCTAAAGAAGATATCGCCAACCCTAAGACGTTGGAAGAAAACGAAAAAAATCTCGCATATTATCGACATATCGGGTATACCGTTCTACGTAATGTAGAGAATAAGCATTCTTTGCTTGAAACACTTCGCCCATATTTTAGCGGTAAAACTACCGTACTTGCAGGTCAGTCAGGTGTGGGAAAATCCACGTTATTGAATACGATATTACCTGAACTGCAACTAAAAACCGGTGTGATCTCAGATGCGCTTGGTCGAGGAAAACATACTACACGTCATGTAGAGTTATTGGAAGTGGCAGATGGCTTGGTCGCTGATACACCTGGGTTCAGTTCTCTGGATTTCGAACATATCGAAAAAGAAGAACTGCGGGATTATTTTGTGGAGATTTCAGAAGCTGGTGAAGGTTGTAAATTTAGAGGATGTCTTCATGTGAAAGAACCAGGTTGTGCAGTGAAAGCCCAAGTAGAAGAAGGCATAATTTTGGAAGGTCGCTACGAGAATTATTTGCTGTTCTTGCAAGAAATTACGGATAGAAAGCCGAGGTATTAA
- the rpe gene encoding ribulose-phosphate 3-epimerase has translation MIKIAPSILAANFAKLGEEVNEVEKAGAELIHIDVMDGHFVPNITMGPIVVEALRPLTGLPLDVHLMIENPDDYIEAFATAGADYITVHVEACPHLHRTLQLIKSTGAKPGVVLNPHTPVEQIMHVLEDIDMVLFMTVNPGFGGQSFIHSVLPKVKQLSDMIKERNLSIEIEIDGGINEETIKPCVEAGATIFVAGSAIYGKEDRAKALQAIKAAGESVMAK, from the coding sequence ATGATAAAAATTGCGCCATCTATTTTAGCTGCAAACTTTGCAAAGCTTGGTGAAGAAGTGAATGAAGTCGAAAAAGCAGGTGCTGAATTAATTCACATCGATGTAATGGACGGACATTTCGTACCGAATATCACAATGGGCCCCATTGTCGTCGAAGCGTTGCGTCCGTTGACGGGGCTACCGCTTGATGTCCATTTGATGATTGAAAATCCGGACGATTATATCGAGGCCTTTGCGACAGCGGGTGCGGATTATATTACTGTACATGTAGAAGCATGCCCTCACTTGCATAGAACATTGCAATTGATTAAATCGACAGGTGCGAAACCAGGTGTTGTATTGAATCCGCATACACCGGTTGAGCAAATCATGCATGTACTTGAAGATATTGACATGGTATTGTTTATGACAGTCAATCCAGGTTTTGGCGGACAGTCGTTTATTCATTCCGTGCTACCAAAAGTGAAGCAACTTTCTGATATGATCAAAGAACGAAATCTTTCTATTGAAATCGAGATCGATGGGGGGATCAACGAAGAAACAATTAAGCCTTGTGTGGAAGCGGGTGCGACTATTTTTGTTGCAGGTTCGGCAATTTACGGTAAAGAAGACCGTGCAAAAGCACTTCAAGCTATTAAAGCAGCCGGTGAAAGTGTGATGGCGAAATGA
- a CDS encoding thiamine diphosphokinase, protein MKYAIVCAAGPIDEVVNLAEYDQEDTVYIGVDRGALYLLEKGIQPNEAVGDFDSVTKEQFEQIHSNVEIVHHVNEDKDETDTELAVQRALAYEPDYIVLTGVTGGRLDHLQSALHLLYRMQAENRKVKFKIHNTTNDIRVMLPGVRRVKKDSRYPYTSFFSFGPVVTGLTLTGFKYETVNERLEIGVTRFTSNETVADVCTISFREGICLMVRSSDS, encoded by the coding sequence ATGAAATATGCCATCGTGTGTGCAGCGGGCCCTATAGATGAAGTGGTTAACTTAGCTGAATACGATCAAGAAGATACTGTGTACATCGGTGTAGATCGCGGTGCGTTGTATTTATTGGAAAAAGGTATTCAGCCCAATGAAGCAGTTGGCGACTTTGATTCTGTGACGAAAGAGCAGTTTGAACAGATTCACTCGAACGTAGAAATTGTCCATCATGTGAATGAAGATAAAGATGAGACAGACACAGAACTGGCTGTACAGCGAGCGCTTGCATATGAACCCGATTATATCGTCTTGACTGGCGTGACAGGTGGTCGCTTGGATCACTTACAGTCTGCTTTGCATTTATTGTATCGTATGCAAGCAGAAAATCGTAAAGTGAAGTTCAAAATACACAATACTACGAATGATATCCGTGTCATGCTTCCTGGTGTAAGACGTGTAAAGAAAGATTCACGCTATCCGTATACTTCCTTTTTTTCGTTCGGCCCCGTCGTGACAGGGTTGACGTTGACAGGATTCAAATATGAAACGGTGAACGAACGATTAGAAATTGGTGTAACACGTTTTACAAGTAATGAAACAGTGGCGGATGTTTGTACTATCTCCTTCCGTGAGGGCATATGCTTAATGGTAAGGAGTTCAGATTCCTGA
- the spoVM gene encoding stage V sporulation protein SpoVM, whose product MRVYTFTLPKFVSNIVRKCAVAFQKDSRTKTTVAANPKAAKTKKRKKEKSQSA is encoded by the coding sequence TTGCGAGTATACACATTCACGCTTCCGAAGTTTGTCAGTAACATTGTAAGAAAGTGCGCAGTAGCTTTCCAAAAGGACAGCCGTACTAAAACAACCGTTGCTGCCAATCCAAAAGCCGCCAAGACAAAAAAACGCAAAAAAGAAAAATCACAAAGCGCCTAA
- the rpmB gene encoding 50S ribosomal protein L28, with protein sequence MAKQCVITGRKARSGNTRSHALNSSKRTWGANLQKVRILIDGKPKRVWVSARALKSGKVQRV encoded by the coding sequence ATGGCTAAACAATGTGTTATTACTGGACGTAAAGCACGTTCTGGAAACACTCGTTCTCACGCTTTGAACTCTAGCAAGCGCACTTGGGGCGCTAACCTTCAAAAAGTTAGAATCCTAATCGACGGCAAACCTAAACGCGTTTGGGTATCTGCAAGAGCTTTAAAATCAGGCAAAGTACAACGAGTATAA
- a CDS encoding Asp23/Gls24 family envelope stress response protein — protein sequence MSIELKNEHGTIDITNDVIAQVVGEAAVECYGIVGMASQHQIRDGLTEILRKENYSRGVIVRNEGDAFHIDIYVIMSYGTKITEVAYQVQSKVQYIVKTTLGLSVSSINIFVQGVRVTNV from the coding sequence ATGTCAATCGAACTGAAAAATGAGCATGGTACGATAGATATTACAAATGATGTAATTGCGCAAGTAGTCGGAGAGGCTGCGGTCGAGTGTTATGGAATTGTAGGGATGGCTTCCCAACACCAAATTCGCGATGGGCTTACAGAAATTCTTCGCAAAGAAAACTATTCTCGCGGCGTGATTGTACGTAACGAGGGAGATGCATTCCATATCGATATCTACGTCATCATGAGTTATGGCACGAAAATTACTGAAGTGGCCTATCAAGTACAATCCAAAGTGCAATATATAGTGAAAACCACGTTAGGTTTATCAGTAAGTTCAATAAATATTTTTGTTCAGGGAGTTCGTGTAACGAACGTGTAA